A section of the Suncus etruscus isolate mSunEtr1 chromosome X, mSunEtr1.pri.cur, whole genome shotgun sequence genome encodes:
- the LOC125998928 gene encoding melanoma-associated antigen B2-like, whose protein sequence is MPRGRKSKLKASEKRRQARLETQGHALAQSTKAAAAEASAEAGVAAASMASVEALLAGAAEASAEALLAGAAEASAEALLAGEAEASTKAVVSVASKASAQAAVAAGKAATATKGKAAAVAASIAPVVVKKRAATEGRKAEDVEKKTSTPQPMRGTKDQPHAASAANFKKPQEEQHVATSSKSQKKKPSFFAIPLYLNPDQLARKAVVLEEFLLYKFKTKKVILKKDMLEIIGAELEGHFDEILKKASVRIEMVFAVKVMEVDPVIHSYDLVSKIKLPNNGRLRPGQGLPKTGLLMHILGIILLKGNRATEEDLWKYLSIRKIFPGRKHSIYGEPRKLITKDLVRLNYLEYRQISSSDPPRFEFLWGPKAYAETSKKQVLEFMATIIRQEPSVLLAQFKDLLKEEDK, encoded by the coding sequence ATGCCTCGTGGACGCAAGAGTAAGCTTAAGGCCTCTGAGAAGCGGCGCCAGGCCCGACTGGAGACCCAGGGCCATGCACTAGCTCAATCCaccaaagcagcagcagcagaagcctCGGCTGAGGCAGGTGTGGCAGCAGCATCTATGGCCTCAGTTGAGGCACTTCTGGCAGGAGCAGCAGAGGCCTCGGCTGAGGCACTTCTGGCAGGAGCAGCAGAGGCCTCGGCTGAGGCACTTCTGGCAGGAGAAGCAGAGGCCTCGACCAAGGCAGTAGTGTCAGTAGCATCAAAGGCTTCAGCACAGGCAGCTGTAGCAGCTGGCAAGGCAGCCACAGCCACCAAAGGTAAAGCTGCTGCAGTGGCTGCATCCATTGCACCGGTGGTAGTGAAGAAAAGAGCAGCCACAGAGGGAAGAAAAGCTGAAGATGTGGAAAAGAAAACCTCTACTCCTCAGCCAATGCGTGGTACTAAGGACCAGCCTCATGCAGCCTCAGCTGCCAATTTTAAGAAGCCCCAGGAAGAACAACATGTGGCCACTTCTTCCAAGAGTCAAAAAAAGAAGCCATCCTTCTTTGCAATCCCACTGTATCTAAATCCGGATCAGTTAGCCAGGAAGGCTGTGGTGCTGGAGGAGTTCCTGTTGTACAaattcaaaacaaagaaagtcaTTCTGAAGAAGGATATGCTAGAGATCATCGGTGCAGAGTTAGAAGGGCACTTTGACGAAATCCTAAAGAAAGCTTCAGTGCGCATTGAGATGGTGTTCGCAGTCAAAGTCATGGAAGTAGACCCAGTGATCCACTCCTATGATCTGGTGAGCAAGATTAAACTCCCCAACAATGGGAGGCTGCGTCCTGGCCAGGGGCTCCCCAAGACCGGTCTTCTGATGCATATCCTGGGCATCATCCTCTTGAAGGGCAACCGCGCCACGGAGGAAGATCTCTGGAAATACCTGAGCATAAGGAAAATATTTCCTGGAAGGAAGCACTCCATCTATGGGGAGCCGCGGAAGCTGATTACAAAAGATCTGGTGAGGCTCAACTATCTGGAATATAGACAGATCTCCAGCAGTGATCCTCCACGCTTTGAGTTCCTCTGGGGCCCCAAAGCCTATGCTGAAACCAGCAAAAAGCAAGTCCTGGAGTTTATGGCAACAATCATTCGCCAAGAACCCAGCGTATTACTGGCCCAGTTCAAAGACCTTTTGAAAGAAGAAGATAAGTAA